A genomic segment from Nicotiana tabacum cultivar K326 chromosome 9, ASM71507v2, whole genome shotgun sequence encodes:
- the LOC107795187 gene encoding cytochrome c-type biogenesis protein CcmE homolog, mitochondrial, whose translation MASNLTSRLASRLASRLLRSAVTTGAAATTTTTLPKSHPLISLLHRQSQPLNFSRFNPNQPLFTLRSFSTLSRPAKSHRSARPDIGARARQLQTRRLWTYAITFSCIAGFIVIVLNQFQDQLVFYVTPTDALSQHSQNPTKSKFRLGGLVLENSVTPIPNSPEMEFVITDLITDILVKYDGSLPDLFREGHSVVVEGFVKPFTEEMKKKESGILSEKKLEVTKKARGGDCYFAATEVLAKHDEKYMPPEVANALEKNKQLLLSQQMEGNEKEGDGDTAAPPATAGA comes from the coding sequence atGGCTTCAAATCTCACTTCTCGTTTAGCTTCTCGTCTAGCTTCCCGTCTCCTCCGTTCCGCCGTCACTACCGGCGCCGCCGCCACGACCACCACCACTCTCCCCAAATCCCACCCTTTAATTTCACTCCTCCACCGCCAATCACAGCCCTTAAATTTTTCCCGTTTCAACCCTAACCAACCCCTTTTCACCCTCCGATCCTTCTCCACACTCTCCCGGCCCGCTAAATCCCACAGATCAGCCCGACCCGATATCGGAGCCCGAGCCCGACAACTCCAAACCCGGCGCCTCTGGACTTACGCTATCACATTCAGTTGCATAGCTGGATTCATAGTAATAGTCCTTAACCAATTCCAAGACCAGCTTGTATTTTACGTAACACCTACAGACGCACTATCACAACACTCACAAAACCCTACAAAATCAAAATTCCGACTCGGCGGATTAGTATTAGAAAACAGTGTAACACCAATCCCTAATTCACCTGAAATGGAATTTGTGATtactgatttgattactgatatttTGGTTAAGTATGACGGGTCGTTGCCCGATCTTTTTAGGGAAGGGCATTCTGTTGTAGTTGAAGGGTTTGTAAAGCCGTTTACGGAGGagatgaagaagaaagaaagtgGGATTTTGAGTGAGAAGAAGTTAGAGGTGACGAAAAAGGCGAGGGGCGGGGATTGTTATTTTGCAGCTACGGAAGTGTTGGCGAAACACGACGAGAAGTATATGCCACCTGAAGTTGCAAATGCACTTGAGAAGAATAAGCAGTTGCTGCTTAGTCAGCAGATGGAAGGAAATGAAAAAGAGGGGGATGGTGATACTGCAGCACCGCCAGCTACAGCAGGGGCGTAA